The following are encoded in a window of Tessaracoccus flavescens genomic DNA:
- the tpiA gene encoding triose-phosphate isomerase has protein sequence MTRKPIMVGNWKMNVDHIEATGLVEKLHYTLVDKDWDPKKSECVLCVPFTDIRTVRTLIDGDRLQFGLGAQNVSEHDNGAFTGEISASMLSKLGVQYVIIGHSERRQFFGETDELVNAKAFKVLGAGMTPIVCVGEGLDIRKAGNHVEYTLDQVRRALQGLSSEQVAGLVIAYEPVWAIGTGEVATPADAQEVCGAIRKEVAALYDEATAESVRIQYGGSVKSGNVVQIMDQPDIDGCLVGGASLQPEEFAAIVCFYQL, from the coding sequence ATGACTCGCAAGCCCATCATGGTCGGCAACTGGAAGATGAACGTCGACCACATCGAGGCCACCGGACTCGTGGAGAAGCTTCACTACACCTTGGTCGACAAGGACTGGGACCCCAAGAAGTCGGAGTGCGTGCTCTGCGTGCCCTTCACCGACATCCGCACCGTCCGCACCCTGATCGACGGCGACCGCCTGCAGTTCGGTCTCGGCGCGCAGAACGTGTCCGAGCACGACAACGGCGCCTTCACCGGCGAGATCTCGGCGTCGATGCTGTCGAAGCTCGGCGTCCAGTACGTCATCATCGGCCACTCGGAGCGTCGTCAGTTCTTCGGTGAGACCGACGAGCTGGTCAACGCCAAGGCGTTCAAGGTGCTCGGCGCGGGCATGACCCCGATCGTGTGCGTCGGCGAGGGCCTCGACATCCGTAAGGCGGGCAACCATGTCGAGTACACGCTCGATCAGGTCCGCCGTGCGCTGCAGGGCCTCTCGTCCGAGCAGGTCGCCGGCCTCGTCATCGCCTACGAGCCCGTCTGGGCCATCGGCACCGGCGAGGTGGCCACCCCGGCCGACGCGCAGGAGGTGTGTGGCGCCATCCGTAAGGAGGTCGCTGCGCTGTACGACGAGGCGACCGCCGAGTCCGTCCGCATCCAGTACGGCGGTTCGGTGAAGTCCGGCAACGTCGTGCAGATCATGGACCAGCCCGACATCGACGGCTGCCTTGTCGGCGGAGCGAGCCTCCAGCCCGAGGAGTTCGCGGCGATCGTGTGCTTCTACCAACTCTGA
- a CDS encoding phosphoglycerate kinase: MKSVADLGDLSGKRVLIRNDFNVPLDADKNITDDGRIRAALPTLQQLRDAGARIVIMAHLGRPKGEVNPKYSLAPVAKRLGELLGTEVKFAGDVVGDSAKSVVDSLQDGEVALLENVRYEPGEESKDEAARTELAKKYAAFGDIFVSDGFGVVHRKQASVYDVAKLLPNAAGSLVAKEVGVLKQLTESPERPYVVVLGGAKVADKLSVIDNLLKVADTLVIGGGMLFTFLKAQGHDIGKSLVDNDNLETCKAYLEQAKAEGKVILLPVDVRVADGADFEGLKPIGEVEVVSADAIPADKMGLDIGPESEKLFAEAIRGAKTVFWNGPMGVFEIKEFSDGTKAVAKALTEVGGLSVVGGGDSAAAVRALGFADDEFGHISTGGGASLEFLEGKDLPGISVLEENN; encoded by the coding sequence ATGAAGTCCGTCGCAGACCTGGGAGACCTCTCCGGCAAGCGCGTGCTGATCCGTAACGACTTCAACGTCCCGCTCGACGCGGACAAGAACATCACGGACGACGGCCGCATCCGCGCCGCGCTCCCCACGCTGCAGCAGCTGCGTGACGCGGGCGCCCGCATCGTGATCATGGCCCACCTGGGCCGCCCGAAGGGCGAGGTCAACCCCAAGTACTCGCTCGCCCCGGTCGCGAAGCGGCTCGGCGAGCTGCTCGGCACCGAGGTGAAGTTCGCGGGCGACGTCGTCGGTGACTCGGCAAAGTCCGTCGTCGACTCGCTGCAGGACGGCGAGGTCGCCCTGCTGGAGAACGTCCGCTACGAGCCGGGCGAGGAGTCGAAGGACGAGGCCGCCCGCACCGAACTGGCGAAGAAGTACGCGGCCTTCGGTGACATCTTCGTCTCCGACGGCTTCGGCGTCGTGCACCGCAAGCAGGCCTCCGTCTACGACGTCGCCAAGCTGCTGCCGAACGCGGCCGGTTCTCTCGTGGCCAAGGAGGTCGGCGTGCTGAAGCAGCTGACCGAGTCGCCCGAGCGTCCCTACGTCGTCGTGCTCGGCGGCGCGAAGGTGGCAGACAAGCTGTCCGTCATCGACAACCTGCTCAAGGTCGCAGACACGCTCGTCATCGGCGGTGGCATGCTCTTCACCTTCCTGAAGGCGCAGGGCCACGACATCGGCAAGTCGCTCGTCGACAACGACAACCTCGAGACCTGCAAGGCGTACCTGGAGCAGGCGAAGGCCGAGGGCAAGGTCATCCTGCTTCCGGTCGACGTCCGCGTCGCCGACGGGGCCGACTTCGAGGGCCTCAAGCCCATCGGTGAGGTCGAGGTCGTCTCGGCCGACGCCATCCCCGCAGACAAGATGGGCCTCGACATCGGCCCCGAGTCGGAGAAGCTGTTCGCCGAGGCCATCCGCGGCGCGAAGACCGTGTTCTGGAACGGCCCCATGGGCGTGTTCGAGATCAAGGAGTTCTCGGACGGCACCAAGGCCGTCGCCAAGGCGCTCACCGAGGTCGGTGGGCTTTCCGTGGTCGGTGGTGGCGACTCCGCCGCCGCCGTTCGTGCGCTCGGCTTCGCCGACGACGAGTTCGGCCACATCTCGACCGGCGGCGGCGCGTCGCTGGAATTCCTGGAGGGTAAGGACCTTCCAGGCATCTCGGTTCTGGAGGAGAACAACTGA
- the gap gene encoding type I glyceraldehyde-3-phosphate dehydrogenase, which yields MTVKVAINGFGRIGRNYFRALVASGADLDVVAVNDLTDNKTLAHLLKYDSILGRFPGEISYDDDSITVDGKEIKAFAEKDPAQLPWADLGVDIVIESTGFFTDATKADAHIKAGAKKVLISAPAKNEDITIVMGVNDDKYDPAIHNIISNASCTTNCLAPMAKALNDGIGIERGLMTTIHAYTQDQNLQDGPHKDLRRSRAAALNMVPTTTGAAKAVSLVLPELKGKLDGYAMRVPTPTGSATDLTFEASRETSVEEINEIIKKAADGRILVYTEDEIVSKDIETDPASCIFDAKLTKVIGNQVKVLGWYDNEWGYSNRLVDLTELVGSKL from the coding sequence ATGACCGTTAAGGTTGCAATCAACGGGTTTGGCCGCATCGGCCGCAACTACTTCCGCGCGCTCGTCGCTTCGGGTGCCGATCTTGATGTCGTCGCAGTCAACGACCTGACCGACAACAAGACCCTGGCCCACCTCCTCAAGTACGACTCGATCCTCGGTCGCTTCCCCGGCGAGATCAGCTACGACGATGACTCGATCACCGTCGACGGCAAGGAGATCAAGGCTTTCGCTGAGAAGGATCCCGCTCAGCTTCCCTGGGCCGACCTCGGCGTTGACATCGTCATCGAGTCGACCGGCTTCTTCACCGACGCCACCAAGGCCGACGCCCACATCAAGGCAGGCGCCAAGAAGGTGCTCATCTCGGCTCCGGCCAAGAACGAGGACATCACCATCGTGATGGGCGTCAACGACGACAAGTACGATCCGGCGATCCACAACATCATCTCGAACGCCTCCTGCACCACCAACTGCCTCGCCCCGATGGCCAAGGCCCTCAACGACGGCATCGGCATCGAGCGTGGCCTCATGACCACGATCCACGCCTACACGCAGGACCAGAACCTGCAGGACGGCCCGCACAAGGACCTGCGTCGCTCGCGCGCCGCCGCCCTGAACATGGTCCCCACCACCACCGGTGCGGCCAAGGCCGTCTCGCTGGTTCTGCCCGAGCTGAAGGGTAAGCTGGACGGCTACGCCATGCGCGTTCCCACCCCGACCGGCTCCGCCACCGACCTCACCTTCGAGGCCTCGCGTGAGACCTCCGTCGAGGAGATCAACGAGATCATCAAGAAGGCCGCCGACGGCCGCATCCTCGTCTACACCGAGGACGAGATCGTGTCCAAGGACATCGAGACCGACCCGGCCTCCTGCATCTTCGACGCCAAGCTGACCAAGGTCATCGGCAACCAGGTGAAGGTGCTCGGCTGGTACGACAACGAGTGGGGCTACTCCAACCGTCTCGTCGACCTGACCGAGCTCGTCGGCTCGAAGCTCTGA
- the whiA gene encoding DNA-binding protein WhiA has protein sequence MALTQKVKAELATVTAPHPSVRRAEVAAVLRFAGGLHLVGGRIVIEAELDTGAAARRLRAFISELYSIDSELLVINGSGVRRGPRYTVRVVREGEQLARMTGLVDQNRRPVRGLPPVVVGGSQADSIAVWRGAFLARGSLTEPGRSMALEITCPGSEAALALVGAARRLGISVKSREVRGVDRVVIRDGDAIGELLTRMGAAEARIVWEERRKRREVRANVNRLANFDDANLRRSARAAVTASARVERAMEILGDDVPEHLRAAGELRLANRQASLEELGRLHEPPLTKDAIAGRIRRLLATADKAADDAGVPNTEASLPADLSEGE, from the coding sequence ATGGCTCTGACGCAGAAGGTGAAGGCTGAGCTCGCCACTGTCACCGCCCCGCACCCGTCGGTGCGGCGCGCGGAGGTTGCGGCCGTCCTCAGGTTCGCCGGGGGGCTGCACCTGGTCGGTGGACGGATCGTGATCGAGGCCGAACTCGACACCGGGGCAGCGGCCCGCAGGCTGCGCGCATTCATCTCCGAGCTCTACTCGATCGACTCGGAGCTGCTCGTGATCAACGGCTCCGGGGTGCGTCGAGGCCCGCGCTACACCGTGCGGGTGGTTCGCGAGGGCGAACAGCTCGCCAGGATGACCGGCCTCGTTGACCAGAACCGTCGCCCGGTCCGCGGGCTGCCTCCGGTGGTGGTCGGAGGTTCGCAGGCGGACTCGATCGCCGTGTGGCGTGGCGCCTTCCTCGCCCGCGGCTCGCTCACCGAGCCGGGCAGGTCGATGGCGCTCGAGATCACCTGCCCCGGGTCAGAGGCCGCGCTTGCGCTGGTCGGGGCCGCCCGGCGGCTCGGGATCAGCGTGAAGTCCCGCGAGGTCCGCGGCGTCGACCGCGTGGTCATCCGCGACGGCGACGCAATCGGTGAACTGCTGACCAGGATGGGCGCCGCCGAGGCGCGGATCGTCTGGGAGGAGCGCAGGAAGCGCAGGGAGGTCCGCGCGAACGTCAACCGGCTCGCCAACTTCGACGACGCGAACCTGCGCCGCTCCGCCCGCGCGGCGGTGACGGCGAGCGCCCGGGTCGAGCGCGCCATGGAGATCCTCGGCGACGATGTGCCCGAGCACCTGCGCGCAGCGGGTGAACTCCGCCTCGCCAACCGCCAGGCCAGCCTCGAGGAACTGGGTCGGCTGCACGAACCGCCGCTGACCAAGGACGCGATCGCAGGCCGGATCCGTCGTCTGCTGGCGACGGCGGACAAAGCTGCAGACGATGCCGGGGTGCCGAACACGGAGGCGAGCCTGCCCGCCGACCTCAGCGAGGGCGAATGA
- a CDS encoding gluconeogenesis factor YvcK family protein gives MSLNSLPRVVALGGGHGLSASLTALRRITDRLTAVVTVADDGGSSGRLRDEFNILPPGDLRMALAALCSDDHVGRTWANVLQSRFTGEGSLAGHAIGNLLIAGLWQQFDDPVEGLDMVGDLLRTRGRVLPMSSIPLEIEADVVGLDPFAPDEVCTLSGQATVAKSRAIVQGVRLVPSAPPARAEAVEAIAQADSVVLGPGSWFTSVIPHLLVPDLAKAILETKAQRVLVLNVAPAEETDGFSASRHIELLAEHAPGLRLDVVIADRRFADTDRYLESYVASLGGRLVRADVALRGGAALHDTNRLASIFSEVITG, from the coding sequence ATGAGTCTCAACTCGCTGCCCCGCGTGGTCGCCCTCGGAGGAGGCCACGGCCTGTCGGCCTCGCTGACTGCGCTGCGCCGGATCACCGACCGCCTGACCGCGGTGGTCACCGTCGCAGACGACGGGGGATCGTCGGGAAGGCTCCGCGACGAGTTCAACATCCTGCCGCCCGGAGACCTGCGCATGGCGCTGGCCGCGCTGTGCTCGGACGACCACGTCGGACGGACCTGGGCCAACGTCCTGCAGTCCCGGTTCACCGGTGAGGGGTCGCTCGCCGGTCATGCCATCGGCAACCTCCTGATCGCAGGGCTCTGGCAGCAGTTCGACGACCCGGTCGAGGGCCTCGACATGGTGGGGGATCTGCTGCGGACCCGCGGTCGGGTGCTTCCCATGAGCTCGATCCCGCTCGAGATCGAGGCCGACGTCGTCGGCCTCGACCCCTTCGCTCCCGACGAGGTCTGCACGCTCAGCGGCCAGGCGACGGTGGCAAAGTCGCGCGCGATCGTCCAGGGCGTGCGGCTCGTGCCCTCGGCCCCGCCAGCGAGGGCGGAGGCGGTGGAGGCCATCGCGCAGGCAGACAGCGTCGTGCTCGGGCCCGGTTCCTGGTTCACCAGCGTCATCCCGCACCTGCTGGTGCCCGATCTCGCCAAGGCGATCCTCGAGACGAAGGCGCAGCGGGTCCTCGTGCTCAACGTCGCGCCCGCGGAGGAGACAGACGGCTTCAGCGCGTCGCGCCACATCGAGCTGCTCGCCGAACACGCGCCGGGGCTCCGGCTCGACGTGGTGATCGCCGACCGACGCTTCGCGGACACCGACCGCTACCTGGAGTCCTATGTCGCCTCCCTCGGTGGCCGGCTGGTCCGCGCGGACGTCGCCCTCCGCGGGGGAGCCGCGCTGCACGACACCAACCGGCTCGCCTCGATTTTCAGCGAGGTCATCACCGGCTGA
- the rapZ gene encoding RNase adapter RapZ, whose protein sequence is MTSSSPLEIALITGLSGAGRRTAAHAMEDLGWYVVDNLPPLMIPSLAETMLRDGVTRLAVVVDVRSREQFDQVPTALAEVTKKGATVTSVFLEATDDVIVQRQESNRRPLPLQGGDRLIEGIERERRLLADLRADADIVVDTSRLSARQLTQRIDNHFGGEATDRLKISIISFGFKNGVPVDADMVFDVRFLPNPFWIPELRPKSGLSRDVAQYVLKHDAAQQFQDHMVNLLATVAPGYLAEGKRQVTLAIGCTGGKHRSTSMSEELAGRLREKGFPTTVLHRDLGKE, encoded by the coding sequence ATGACCTCTTCGTCCCCGCTCGAGATCGCGCTGATCACCGGACTCTCCGGCGCTGGAAGGCGGACCGCGGCCCATGCGATGGAGGATCTCGGCTGGTATGTCGTGGACAACCTGCCTCCGCTGATGATCCCGTCGCTCGCCGAGACCATGCTCCGGGACGGGGTCACCCGGCTCGCAGTGGTGGTCGACGTACGTTCACGCGAGCAGTTCGACCAGGTCCCGACCGCGCTGGCCGAGGTCACGAAGAAGGGCGCGACGGTCACAAGCGTCTTCCTCGAGGCGACCGACGACGTGATCGTGCAGCGACAGGAGTCGAACAGGCGGCCACTGCCGTTGCAGGGTGGCGACCGCCTGATCGAGGGCATCGAGCGTGAACGGCGGCTGCTCGCCGACCTGCGCGCTGATGCGGACATCGTCGTCGACACCTCCAGGCTGTCGGCGCGGCAGCTCACCCAGCGCATCGACAACCACTTCGGCGGGGAGGCGACCGACAGGCTGAAGATCTCGATCATCTCGTTCGGGTTCAAGAACGGCGTCCCGGTCGACGCCGACATGGTCTTCGACGTGCGCTTCCTGCCCAACCCCTTCTGGATCCCGGAGCTGCGCCCCAAGTCCGGCCTCAGCCGCGACGTCGCGCAGTACGTGCTCAAGCACGACGCGGCCCAGCAGTTCCAGGACCACATGGTCAACCTGCTCGCGACGGTCGCGCCTGGCTACCTCGCCGAGGGCAAGCGCCAGGTGACGCTCGCGATCGGCTGCACCGGAGGAAAGCACCGTTCCACGTCGATGTCGGAGGAGCTCGCCGGCCGACTGCGGGAGAAGGGGTTCCCGACGACGGTGCTGCACCGGGATCTGGGGAAGGAATGA
- a CDS encoding low affinity iron permease family protein, whose protein sequence is MINTSTTIITFLMVFLIQSTQNRDTAAIQTKLDELIRVTADAHNALLDLEELDEEDIARVREPTRSCPGRQGRPTVSATPVPDGSDSAEVERAVLDAQPPTHLVGPDRLVEADQPGEPVHGSAQAAHHLHDPAVQHHHDDPDHDGGAADDQEVRRGSPACRRS, encoded by the coding sequence GTGATCAACACCTCCACCACCATCATCACCTTCCTGATGGTGTTTCTCATCCAGTCAACCCAGAACCGCGACACCGCCGCCATCCAGACGAAGCTCGACGAACTGATCCGCGTCACGGCCGACGCGCACAACGCGCTGCTCGACCTCGAGGAGCTCGACGAGGAGGACATCGCCCGGGTCCGTGAACCGACGCGGAGCTGCCCCGGGCGGCAAGGGAGGCCGACCGTCTCGGCCACGCCCGTCCCGGACGGGTCTGACTCAGCTGAAGTCGAGCGCGCCGTCCTCGACGCGCAGCCTCCGACGCACCTCGTCGGGCCCGATCGACTCGTCGAAGCCGACCAGCCGGGAGAACCAGTCCACGGATCAGCGCAGGCCGCGCATCATCTTCACGATCCAGCGGTTCAGCACCACCATGACGATCCCGACCACGATGGAGGCGCCGCCGATGATCAGGAAGTACGGCGAGGATCGCCTGCATGCCGTAGAAGCTGA